One window from the genome of Rariglobus hedericola encodes:
- a CDS encoding helix-turn-helix transcriptional regulator: MNRACTHQFFDLNLPLNPLGRIESGVIIRNGTGTGFSRMRRWAQYQLVLILEGEGVYRDSEGRDFAVKKGDLFVTTPHVAHQYGPQDGKVWDELAIGFCGKLFDLWQQTGLLHPLEKPYILTPFEKWYRELRELLVPNRLERQQPIRHLIRLQTLLEDLAFDQPAKVAHQPEWLATALGMIDTPDLTRPPTVNELAEACGLGVHTFRREFARHTGVGPVAYVHRIRMERARSLLTSTDLPIKVIAQQLGFSDAFHFSSAFKKYAGWSPRSFKEEFLRVNPHFGANNDNSHPA, translated from the coding sequence ATGAACCGCGCGTGCACCCATCAGTTTTTTGACCTTAATTTACCTCTGAATCCGCTCGGTCGAATCGAGTCCGGAGTAATCATCCGCAATGGCACCGGCACCGGGTTTTCCCGGATGCGCCGGTGGGCGCAATATCAGCTGGTTTTGATCCTCGAAGGCGAAGGCGTTTATCGCGATTCGGAGGGGCGGGATTTCGCCGTGAAAAAAGGCGACCTCTTTGTGACGACGCCGCACGTTGCGCATCAATATGGTCCGCAAGACGGAAAGGTGTGGGACGAACTCGCCATCGGTTTTTGCGGAAAGCTTTTCGATCTCTGGCAACAGACCGGCCTGCTGCATCCGCTGGAAAAACCTTACATCCTCACACCGTTCGAGAAATGGTATCGGGAACTGCGGGAACTTCTGGTGCCCAACCGCCTTGAGCGGCAGCAGCCGATCCGTCACCTCATCCGGCTGCAGACTCTTTTGGAGGATCTGGCATTCGACCAGCCGGCGAAAGTCGCGCATCAGCCGGAGTGGTTGGCGACCGCGTTGGGCATGATTGACACGCCGGATCTGACACGACCGCCGACGGTGAACGAACTTGCCGAAGCCTGCGGGCTCGGTGTGCACACATTCCGAAGGGAATTCGCCCGGCACACCGGAGTGGGGCCGGTTGCTTATGTCCACCGGATCAGAATGGAAAGAGCCCGCAGCCTGCTCACTTCTACGGACCTGCCGATCAAGGTGATCGCGCAGCAACTCGGCTTCAGTGACGCTTTTCATTTTTCCAGCGCATTCAAGAAATACGCCGGGTGGAGCCCGAGGAGTTTCAAGGAGGAATTCCTGCG
- a CDS encoding right-handed parallel beta-helix repeat-containing protein: MKIPICCVRLQSFIRRPLFAAAIFLQIAGASHALAQITTGGNHTVVVNEDTGAVVSWGLNTNGQLGDGTTLSRTEAVPVQKASGPLTGISAVAAGGTHSVALASDGTVWTWGSNLYGQLGNGNNTQQTKAVQVLTSSGTLTGISAIAAGEQFTLALKSDGTVWAWGVNSIGQLGIGSTLNQNRAMPTGLTGITSIAAGQLHGLARKNDGTVWAWGHNVNGQVGNNTTTQQNTPVQVVTATGALTGVSHVAAGSAHSLALKSDGTVCAWGYNLYGAVGDNTATQRLVATPTLSLTNVVAVLGGGYHSVAIKSDGTAWSWGYNFNGQLGDGTLTDRRTPIQMTGLASIKAVTARGNRTMVMLTDGKIYGLGDNSYGTFGTGSGSAGSSWAPVTVPGLDNLKAVSAGMFSSLALDDDGTLWAFGQNVYGQLGINSVVNASIPTVTLILTNVQTMSAGSYHATAVKTDGTVWGWGLNTNGQVGDGTTVQRNQPVQVLTASAPLTNAVMVAAGASHSAALKTDGTVWTWGANNYGQLGDGTTTNRTRAAQVATVSGPLTGIIEISAGAHHTVALKNDGTVWIWGRNSSGQLGNGNTTSQSYAIQVPLATAALSIAAGDGHTAVIMNDRTLMAWGGNAFGQLGDNSTANRLSPVAVSTISSVASLSAHNNHTMAVKLDSTVWGWGSNAFGEIGNSSFSNERIPKQLAGLVAASSTTAPNAGDCGGNHGLLINSDGTLSAWGSNLYGQLGNGQFGYSTTPVQATFVSFTDTSGLWVDQAAPAGGTGTYLAPFQTIAAAIAKSKLVSDTNTRITVRAGTYKEAVSLNGTYGGAKSGTPANPFILRGMPGERVVVSGFKAITGWTLDSGGVYVANVGTWNSASPTPPNKYPDTFYVGRSERLMAQAPNVGTGLWTWQSKTTGTDSSGAAYSIITDTAHLVGVGDLVGGYVQYFNGDSNVGGMILENDPVAGTLKFAGSVTTGPNAPYIIKNRRQLVDRPGEWAVVAQPDGTYKVYYWPHNFAELANTQSRNGYNNGITVYGVHDVVVMGFEVEGISGAGNGINATNCQNVSILWNVVHDNGGYLWQGNRVAAINGAGIYLRNVTGASVVGNNHVTLNHFGIVLTQCADTVVTQNEIAYNHIDGMDLSSNANLSTPCINITISENYIHHHFNLLQHADGIQTYETGVQNLNLLNNVIVGGPQIMINGLGGGTFAGNVVTHAYINNLAGADRDLHYYENPIITNNNTFATGLDLMGAMANSSIENVLYGRLTTRRGQYTGNRNLLQPVPLTATTYDAGSLISISSTGVWSAFGYANTGVAGFYSLTGQDQHSVIGDRFATQFINMPTSVRYIKDPTKGGSTTTSTTVCLYDSGGRPLADFKVGDHVEFNLDGVVRTVTAIDTTDKLVTFTPALYRVTPGDGEGWASLGRNDFLENWGTRTNFARDSRLAPGSPGLTMSSTGGPIGSLINLAHYRVSDFDGDGVRDNPQLPADVQANQAARDFHLSTWSSFGN, translated from the coding sequence ATGAAAATACCCATCTGTTGTGTCCGCTTGCAATCATTCATCCGCCGCCCGCTGTTCGCAGCCGCGATTTTTCTCCAAATCGCCGGCGCATCCCACGCCCTCGCTCAAATCACCACCGGCGGAAACCACACCGTTGTCGTCAACGAAGACACCGGCGCCGTCGTGTCATGGGGATTGAATACAAACGGACAGCTCGGTGACGGCACCACGCTTTCCCGCACCGAGGCCGTTCCGGTTCAAAAAGCATCGGGCCCGCTCACGGGAATTTCCGCCGTCGCCGCCGGCGGCACGCACAGCGTGGCGCTCGCCTCGGACGGCACCGTCTGGACGTGGGGCAGCAATCTCTACGGCCAGTTGGGCAACGGTAACAACACGCAGCAAACCAAGGCCGTCCAAGTGCTCACGAGCAGCGGCACGTTGACCGGCATCAGCGCGATCGCCGCCGGCGAGCAGTTCACCCTCGCGCTGAAAAGCGACGGCACCGTTTGGGCCTGGGGCGTGAATAGCATTGGCCAACTCGGCATTGGCAGCACCCTCAATCAAAACCGCGCGATGCCGACCGGCCTGACCGGAATCACCTCCATCGCGGCCGGCCAGCTGCACGGGCTCGCCCGCAAGAACGACGGCACCGTCTGGGCTTGGGGCCACAACGTCAACGGACAGGTGGGCAACAACACCACGACGCAGCAAAACACGCCGGTGCAGGTCGTAACCGCCACGGGAGCGTTGACCGGTGTCTCCCATGTGGCTGCCGGCTCCGCCCACAGCCTCGCGCTGAAGTCCGACGGAACGGTCTGCGCCTGGGGTTACAACTTGTATGGCGCGGTCGGCGACAACACCGCCACTCAGCGCCTGGTCGCGACTCCAACCCTTTCGCTCACCAACGTCGTCGCTGTATTGGGCGGCGGATACCACAGTGTCGCGATCAAGAGCGACGGAACAGCCTGGAGCTGGGGCTACAATTTCAACGGACAGCTCGGCGACGGCACCCTGACAGATCGCCGCACACCGATCCAGATGACCGGCCTGGCCAGCATCAAGGCGGTCACCGCCCGCGGAAACCGCACGATGGTCATGCTCACCGATGGAAAAATCTACGGCCTCGGCGACAATTCCTATGGCACCTTCGGCACCGGCAGCGGCAGCGCCGGCTCCAGCTGGGCGCCCGTGACCGTTCCCGGCCTCGATAATCTGAAGGCGGTGAGCGCCGGTATGTTTTCAAGCCTCGCGCTCGATGACGACGGCACGCTCTGGGCGTTCGGCCAGAATGTTTACGGCCAGCTCGGCATCAACAGCGTCGTCAACGCCAGTATTCCCACGGTCACGTTGATTCTCACCAACGTGCAGACGATGTCTGCCGGCTCCTATCACGCCACCGCCGTGAAAACCGACGGCACCGTCTGGGGCTGGGGCCTCAACACCAACGGACAGGTCGGCGACGGCACCACCGTGCAGCGCAATCAACCCGTGCAGGTTCTCACCGCGAGCGCACCGTTGACCAACGCCGTAATGGTGGCCGCCGGCGCGTCGCACAGCGCGGCCTTGAAAACCGACGGCACCGTATGGACCTGGGGCGCCAACAACTACGGCCAACTCGGCGACGGCACCACGACCAACCGCACCAGGGCGGCGCAAGTCGCCACCGTCAGCGGACCGCTTACCGGCATTATCGAAATCTCCGCCGGTGCGCACCACACCGTCGCTTTGAAAAACGACGGCACCGTCTGGATCTGGGGCCGCAATAGCAGCGGCCAGCTGGGCAACGGAAACACCACGTCACAAAGCTACGCCATCCAGGTGCCGCTCGCGACCGCCGCCTTGAGTATCGCCGCCGGTGACGGTCACACCGCAGTGATCATGAATGATCGCACCCTGATGGCCTGGGGCGGCAATGCCTTCGGACAGCTCGGTGACAACTCCACCGCCAATCGTCTCTCGCCGGTTGCCGTCAGCACGATCAGCTCGGTGGCATCTCTCTCCGCGCATAACAACCACACTATGGCCGTAAAGCTCGACTCCACCGTGTGGGGCTGGGGCTCAAACGCGTTTGGCGAGATCGGCAACTCGTCGTTCTCCAACGAGCGCATTCCTAAACAGCTCGCCGGCCTCGTGGCCGCGTCCTCCACGACCGCTCCCAACGCCGGCGATTGCGGAGGCAACCACGGCTTGCTGATCAACTCCGACGGCACCCTGTCAGCCTGGGGTTCGAACCTCTACGGCCAGCTTGGCAACGGGCAGTTCGGTTACTCCACGACTCCGGTCCAGGCCACCTTCGTGAGCTTCACGGATACTTCCGGCCTCTGGGTGGATCAAGCCGCGCCTGCCGGCGGCACCGGAACCTACCTCGCGCCGTTCCAGACAATCGCCGCCGCCATCGCCAAATCCAAACTGGTCTCCGACACCAACACCCGCATCACCGTGCGGGCCGGCACCTACAAAGAGGCCGTCTCGCTCAACGGCACCTACGGCGGCGCCAAGTCCGGCACTCCGGCAAATCCGTTTATCTTGCGCGGCATGCCGGGTGAACGCGTGGTCGTCTCCGGTTTCAAGGCGATCACCGGTTGGACGCTGGATTCAGGCGGCGTTTACGTCGCCAATGTCGGCACGTGGAATTCCGCCAGCCCCACTCCTCCCAATAAATACCCCGACACCTTCTATGTCGGCCGCAGCGAGCGGCTCATGGCGCAGGCGCCCAACGTGGGCACGGGCCTGTGGACTTGGCAGTCGAAGACCACGGGCACCGACTCCTCGGGCGCGGCTTATTCCATCATCACCGACACCGCGCACCTGGTCGGAGTCGGCGATCTCGTCGGCGGCTATGTTCAATACTTCAACGGCGACTCCAACGTCGGCGGCATGATCCTCGAGAACGACCCGGTTGCGGGCACGTTGAAGTTCGCGGGATCGGTGACCACCGGCCCGAACGCGCCCTACATCATCAAAAACCGGCGCCAGCTGGTGGATCGCCCCGGCGAGTGGGCCGTCGTCGCCCAACCTGACGGCACCTACAAGGTCTATTATTGGCCGCACAACTTCGCCGAGCTGGCGAACACCCAGTCGCGGAATGGTTATAACAACGGCATTACCGTCTATGGCGTGCACGATGTCGTGGTGATGGGCTTCGAAGTCGAGGGCATCTCCGGCGCAGGCAACGGCATCAACGCCACGAATTGCCAGAACGTCAGCATCCTCTGGAACGTCGTTCACGACAACGGCGGCTACTTGTGGCAGGGCAACCGCGTCGCCGCCATCAACGGCGCCGGCATCTACCTGCGCAACGTCACCGGCGCGAGCGTGGTGGGCAACAATCACGTCACCTTGAATCACTTCGGCATCGTGCTCACCCAGTGCGCGGACACGGTCGTCACCCAAAACGAAATCGCCTACAACCACATCGACGGCATGGACCTCAGCTCCAACGCCAACCTCTCGACTCCGTGCATCAACATTACGATTTCGGAGAACTACATCCACCATCACTTCAACCTGCTGCAGCACGCCGACGGTATCCAAACATATGAGACAGGCGTTCAAAACCTGAACCTCTTGAACAACGTGATCGTGGGCGGTCCGCAGATCATGATCAACGGCCTCGGAGGCGGCACTTTTGCCGGCAACGTCGTCACCCACGCCTACATCAACAACCTCGCGGGCGCGGACCGAGATCTCCACTACTACGAAAACCCGATCATCACCAACAACAACACATTCGCCACCGGGCTAGACTTGATGGGCGCGATGGCGAACTCCTCGATCGAAAACGTGCTGTATGGGCGTCTCACCACCCGCCGGGGCCAATACACGGGCAATCGCAACCTCTTGCAACCCGTGCCGCTCACCGCGACCACCTACGATGCCGGCAGCTTGATCAGCATCAGCTCCACGGGCGTGTGGAGCGCATTCGGTTACGCCAACACCGGCGTCGCCGGGTTCTATTCGCTCACGGGTCAGGACCAGCATTCCGTCATCGGCGACCGCTTCGCGACGCAGTTCATCAACATGCCGACTTCGGTGCGTTACATCAAAGATCCCACCAAGGGCGGGTCCACGACCACCTCCACCACCGTGTGTCTCTATGACAGCGGCGGCAGACCGCTCGCCGATTTCAAGGTGGGCGATCACGTGGAGTTCAACCTGGACGGCGTGGTGCGCACCGTCACCGCCATCGATACAACCGACAAACTCGTCACCTTCACCCCGGCGCTGTATCGGGTCACCCCCGGTGATGGCGAAGGATGGGCCTCGCTTGGCCGTAATGACTTCCTGGAGAACTGGGGCACGCGCACCAACTTCGCGCGCGACAGCCGGCTGGCTCCGGGCAGCCCGGGCCTGACGATGTCGTCCACCGGCGGACCGATCGGCTCGTTGATCAACCTCGCGCATTACCGCGTGTCCGACTTCGACGGCGACGGCGTTCGCGACAATCCGCAGCTCCCCGCCGACGTGCAGGCCAACCAGGCCGCCCGCGATTTCCACCTCTCGACGTGGTCGTCGTTCGGAAACTAA
- a CDS encoding L-rhamnose isomerase — MSTAYQSAKEQFAVWGVDTEAALATLAATPVSLHCWQGDDVDGFENASGNAGSGCVATGNYPGKARNFAELTADLDQVAKLIPGPLRLNLHANYATDNAAKADRDALTIEHFASWVDWAKQRGWGVDFNPTCFGHRHAADGFTLSNKDAGVRRFWIDHCIASRRIGAGFGAALGKPAVTNIWIPDGYKDTPADRFAPRARLQESLDAVFAAKVNPAHNLDAVESKLFGIGVESYTTGSHEFYLGYAVKNQIGYCLDAGHFHPTENIADKISSLLLFVPHILFHVSRGVRWDSDHVVALDDATKDMLAEVAQSGAMDRIAIGMDFFDASINRIAAWIIGARNTKKALLMGLLQPRTKLVAVETAGDLASRLALQEDAKSLPWGAVWAEFCVRNNTAPDGSWLPAVKAYERDVLSARK, encoded by the coding sequence ATGTCCACCGCCTATCAATCCGCCAAAGAACAGTTCGCCGTCTGGGGCGTCGATACCGAGGCCGCCCTCGCGACCCTCGCCGCCACGCCCGTCTCCCTGCATTGCTGGCAGGGCGACGACGTCGATGGTTTTGAAAACGCATCCGGCAACGCCGGCTCCGGCTGCGTCGCCACCGGAAACTATCCGGGCAAGGCGCGCAACTTCGCCGAGCTGACCGCCGACCTCGACCAGGTCGCCAAACTCATTCCCGGACCGCTTCGTCTCAACCTGCACGCCAACTACGCCACCGACAACGCCGCCAAGGCGGACCGCGATGCGCTCACCATCGAGCACTTCGCCTCGTGGGTGGATTGGGCCAAACAACGCGGCTGGGGCGTGGATTTCAACCCGACCTGCTTTGGACACCGCCACGCGGCGGACGGTTTCACGTTGTCCAACAAAGACGCCGGTGTGCGTCGCTTCTGGATCGACCACTGCATCGCGTCGCGCCGCATCGGCGCCGGTTTCGGCGCCGCGCTTGGCAAGCCTGCGGTCACCAACATCTGGATACCCGACGGCTACAAGGACACACCGGCCGACCGTTTCGCGCCGCGCGCCCGTCTGCAGGAGTCGCTTGACGCGGTTTTCGCCGCCAAGGTGAACCCCGCGCACAACCTCGACGCCGTCGAAAGCAAACTCTTCGGCATCGGCGTGGAAAGCTACACTACCGGTTCGCACGAGTTTTATCTCGGCTACGCGGTGAAGAACCAGATCGGCTACTGTCTCGACGCGGGACATTTTCATCCGACCGAAAACATCGCGGACAAGATCTCCTCGTTGCTGCTCTTCGTGCCGCACATCCTCTTCCACGTTTCGCGCGGCGTGCGCTGGGACAGCGACCATGTCGTCGCGCTCGACGACGCGACCAAGGACATGCTGGCCGAAGTCGCGCAAAGCGGAGCGATGGACCGCATCGCCATCGGCATGGATTTCTTCGACGCCTCGATCAACCGCATCGCCGCGTGGATCATCGGCGCGCGCAACACCAAGAAGGCGTTGCTCATGGGATTGCTCCAGCCTCGCACGAAGCTGGTCGCGGTCGAGACCGCCGGCGACCTCGCCTCGCGCCTCGCGTTGCAAGAAGACGCCAAGTCGCTGCCGTGGGGCGCGGTGTGGGCGGAGTTCTGCGTGCGCAACAACACGGCGCCCGACGGCTCGTGGCTGCCGGCGGTGAAGGCCTACGAACGCGACGTGTTGAGCGCGCGGAAATAA
- a CDS encoding sugar phosphate isomerase/epimerase family protein — translation MKIQLGLKTDCIETRYSFPWLFDLLAEEGIQNVQLGSFYELYVLEDSYFTDLRAQAEARGLRIKSVFTAHRELGGFFVGDVRMERAARKGFDRLLEVGALVGADYVGSNPGAVYRDQPAAQKAAGTATYLRHLKELSRRAHQLGLKGITMEPMSCLAEPPTTPAEMRHYIGEMRADHAANPAITVPAYLCGDISHGLCDADKKVIHSNTELFAAGIPMMNEFHFKNTDAIYGSTFGFNAEEKKKGIVDLAAFKALCDAHADEWPVNDVVGYLEIMGPKIGRDYSDPHLGSELRASLRAIKEIFA, via the coding sequence ATGAAAATCCAACTCGGCCTCAAGACCGACTGCATTGAAACCCGCTACAGCTTTCCTTGGCTCTTCGACCTCCTCGCGGAGGAAGGCATTCAAAACGTCCAGCTCGGCTCCTTCTACGAGCTCTACGTCCTCGAAGATTCCTACTTCACGGACCTCCGCGCCCAGGCCGAAGCACGCGGACTGCGCATCAAGTCCGTCTTCACCGCCCATCGTGAACTCGGCGGCTTCTTCGTCGGCGACGTCCGCATGGAACGCGCCGCTCGCAAAGGCTTTGACCGCCTGTTGGAAGTCGGTGCGCTCGTCGGCGCGGATTACGTCGGCTCCAACCCCGGCGCCGTTTACCGCGACCAGCCTGCTGCGCAAAAAGCCGCCGGCACCGCGACCTACCTGCGCCATCTGAAGGAGCTTTCACGACGTGCCCATCAGCTCGGGCTCAAAGGCATCACCATGGAACCGATGTCCTGCCTAGCCGAGCCGCCGACGACTCCCGCCGAGATGCGCCACTACATCGGCGAGATGCGCGCCGACCACGCGGCGAATCCGGCGATCACCGTGCCCGCCTATCTGTGCGGTGACATCAGCCACGGCCTCTGCGACGCCGATAAAAAGGTCATCCACTCCAACACCGAACTCTTCGCCGCCGGGATTCCGATGATGAACGAGTTCCATTTCAAAAATACCGACGCCATTTACGGCTCCACCTTTGGCTTCAACGCCGAGGAAAAGAAAAAAGGCATCGTCGATCTGGCCGCCTTTAAAGCGCTCTGCGACGCCCACGCCGACGAATGGCCGGTCAACGACGTTGTCGGCTATCTCGAAATAATGGGGCCGAAAATCGGCCGCGACTACAGCGACCCGCACCTCGGCTCCGAACTCCGCGCCAGCCTGCGCGCCATCAAAGAAATCTTCGCCTGA